A window of Hordeum vulgare subsp. vulgare chromosome 5H, MorexV3_pseudomolecules_assembly, whole genome shotgun sequence genomic DNA:
TATTTGTCGCGACTCTGTCGGATCCACACTAGCATATCGAGAGAAAGTATCGGTGTTTGTCGCGACTCTGTCGGTACCACACCGGATATCAACAGAAAGCATCGATGTGTTGCCGTAATTTTGGTGGAACAATATTTACCGCGACCTTGCCGGAACCGCTCCGACATATTGACACATTTCTCTCAAAGGATAGGAGTTGAATACGATAGAATCAATGCACAAAAAATAGGATCAAAGGGAGGTACCGAGAGAAACGCGCCGATGTTTTGTCACGACTCTGCCGAAATCACGCAACTATAGTGAAAGAACTGTATTGATGTATGTCGTCACTCTGTCGGAACCATACCGACACCGACACAGAGAGACATATCGATGTATGTCGTCGCACCGACGTACCGAGAGAAACGTGCCATATTCTCACCACATTGTTAAAACCACGGGGTCATTAACAAACAGAGCAAAACCTCTGTGCCAAAAAAGAAGCCCAGACGCATTTTTTTTCAACGCTGTTAGGTGGCAACAACGCACGGAGGCCAGTCATCATCATCCCATGGGTCGGTCTCGGCCTTTCATTTCACCCCCTCCGCCTCCCTCTCCGGCGGTGAAAAAGGGACGAAGCGGTAAAGAAAGCCGCGGCCCCCACCCGCCAGCGTCACGCGGCGCCTCCCTGCTTTTCCCAAGAGTCGGCCGAGCGGctgcgctgctgctgctgctgctgctgtgctgTGCTGCCTACCGCCCCGCTACCGTCCACCCCCCGCAGCCcagcagaagcagaagcagaagcagacgCAGCAAGGCGCACGCTTCCctcgcgcccctcctcctccccgctccCCGCCATTAACTCCTCTCGCTCTCGCcctcccccactctctctctctcctcacgCGCCCCGCCACGCCACCGCCCGCCCGCGGCCGCTATTtatcgccctcctcctccccgccgccgccgggagGAACCCTAGCTCGCCCGCCCGCCCGAATTCCCGCTCCCCGCATGAGGCGGGCCGCTCGCCGCAGCAGCCGCCTCCCGTCCGCGGGCCGCGGGTTGGTCCGGTAGGTTCGTCGTTGCTGCTGTTGGGGCTGGTTGGTGCGCGGGGCCGACGCGGCGGATGGGGAACTGCTGGGGCACGCGGATCAAGGATGGGAGCACCCACCCCGGCGCCTCAGGTTCGGCCTCCTCCTCACTTTCCTGATTTGGTGATCCGTGGATTTCGCCTCGCCCGATTACTGCTTGGGTTGGTTGACGGACGCGGTGGCTCCGAGATGCGAGCACCAATCCATTCCCAGTTTATCCCTTCCTATGCACTGTTGGTTACATACATGGTCATTTCGTATGGATTCCGGTGGGAATCAGAGGTATCAGCGGATTCTTACTGTGCGCAATTAGCCTCATGCCGTTCGCCAAAGGCTTAGCTTGTTTGTACGCGTGGTTCGGTTGGTGGCCTGTGTTTTGGGGGCGATCCAGTAGCTTGATTTGGTCGCACAGCTAGTGGCCTAGTAGCTTCAAAGTGTTCAATCGACGCACTAAAGCGGGACATCGTCGCTGCTTTTACAGTGGTCTCCCCAAAGCAAGCCTTGGCTGCCTTGTGAGGCTTGACAGGACCTGTGCCATTGGTGCTATAGGCTTTATTAGGTAGCGGGTACCTTCTATTGCACAGTCATTGGACATCGATGCTTCGCTCCTTCCATAACTGCTTTACTAGCTAGTACCATGTGTAGTACTGTAGTACATGCCCTTCCATCATAATTTGGATAGTGCTTATCGTTATCAGACGGCAATGGCATGGGACAGGACACGTACTTGGCTCTCAGTGTGGTGTGTGTTCTGTGTTGGGGTGTGGATATTTTAGCATCGTATGTGCTGGTACTCTGCACTGACCACTTAGCATGACAAATCGAAATCGCTCTTGATTCTATTGTTGACCAATAAATGTTTGATTGGGGGTGGTTATTTTAGCATCGTATCTATTCGTATTTGGTACTCTGTGTGCTGAGCTGACCACTTACCAGTTCAAATCAGCCTTCACCAGAAACATTTGATTCAAGCAAGACTACTGCAGTGCAGTATGTGTAGAGTACGTCTAGTGTGCCCTTGTAGTGACGTTCTGGTATATATATGAAATGGGCATCAGTTGACTTTGATTATTTAcatgtttttcttttaaaaaagtgTATCACATGAGTTTAAGGAAGATGATCATTAGGGTTGACTAATTGTTTCTATATTGCTATTGGCCTGAATTCATACATCATTTATGGAATTAGGATAAGTGCTCAAGTTGTTCCTTGTTTAATCTGATACTAAAGTTTGTTAAACCACCTGTTCAGATATCATATATTTAAGTCCAGTATAGAGCATGCACCTTGATATTTGTATTCACACCGGTCTCTCAGTTCCCGCTCATATCCAGTAAGGTTTTACCAGTCATATCCAAACAATTGGATATAATACAATGTTATTATTTTCTTCCCCAATAACATGCATTTTTTTGTGATTGATGTGTACTATCAAGTTCATTTATTTAACTCATTAACTGTGCCTACCAAAAAAGAAGTATATAACTGCCATGTGCCTTGTATTCAGCTTACTAAACTGAAGCATCTTTTAATTAATTAATAGGTGATATTTCATAGCATATAAATACGCTAATCCTCTGGATATGCTGTGTTGCATGGCAAGTTGGCAACAGATGTACATTTGGAACAGGAGAAGTGCTCAAGTTGTTCCTTGTTTAAGTTGATACTAAAGTTTGTTAATCCAGCTGCTTAGATATCATACATAAGTCCAATATAGAGTGCACACCTTGATTTTTTTATCCACACCGCTCTGTTTGTTTCCCGCCCATATCCAATATGGTTTTACCAGTCGTTAATTGCATATGTTCCATGTCTACAAACAATTGGATATAATACATCGCTATTATTTTCTTTCCCAGTAACGGGCAGAACTTTTTTGGTTTGTGATTAATGTGTACTATCCAGTTCAATTATTTAACCGTGTCTACCAACAAATCGGCATTTAACTGCCATTAATAGGTGGCATTTCTATACTCAGTATATAAATATGCCAAGCCTCTGGATATGCTATGTGGCATGGCAAGTTGGTAATGGACGTACATTTGGCAGGCCAAGGTCTACTGTTAATGTATGTATCTGACCACTTCATAGAGGGGGACCACTCTAATTTTCATCCTATTCACTATGTGGCAGTGCTCGATGCAAATAATGATTTAATCTTTTGGCTCCGGAGCATATCACCATTCCCGAGTAAATAGTCTTGTAACTCCTGATCCTCACATGAAATTCCAGATAAAGCCAAGTAATGATTCCTTGGTACAACCAGTCCCTAATTGCCGTGCAAAGTTATTATCTTAAAAAAGGAGTACTAGATACTTGCAATACATGATGTCCATACTCTGGACCTGGATATATCAACACAGAAACTAAATTCATGAGATAATACTTTCATTTTTCAAATAATTTTGTGTTTTATGTATGTTTCATTCAGTAGAATATCTACTAAAGACCTGATTTGCAGGAATGTTCTCAAGGGGTAGTGGTAAAGATGGGAGTAGGCTTAGTGCCTGCAGCAGTCGGGCTTCTTCGGCTTCCATGCCTCCAAGTGCGAAGACTGAATGTGAGATATTGCAGTCAGCCAATGTGAAGGTATTCAGTTATAATGATCTCAGGTTAGCCACAAGGAACTTCCGTCCCGACAGTGTGCTCGGGGAAGGAGGGTTTGGATCTGTCTATAAAGGATGGATTGATGAGCACACATTGTCAGCTTGCAAACCTGGTACTGGAATACCTGTTGCTGTGAAAAGACTCAATCTGGAGGGTTTGCAAGGGCACCGAGAGTGGTTGGTAAGCATAATTGCGATTCCATTTCTTGCTTTTGTCCTCAGATGCCATGTTTGCTTTCATATTTCTTTGAAGTTTACTTTCAAACATTGCCATAGGTATGTGATGCATCTGAATTCCTTAGTTACAGCTTCATAAGACCCATTGTTTGCATTTCTATCGTTTATCCTTTATGTGGTGTATATGTATTCATTAGACACAACTTCCGAAGTGTTAATCAAACACGTGGATAttttttctgactttcttatgtGCCATTTATAGGCAGAAGTTAATTACCTAGGTCAGTTTTGCCATCAAAACCTTGTCAAGCTAATTGGGTACTGCTTAGAGGATGAATACCGGCTGCTAGTGTACGAGTGCATGCCACGTGGGAGCTTGGAAAATCATCTTTTCAGGAGTAAGTTCAACTATGACTCGGTGCTATATTGCTGTCCTATTCGTTTTGCATAAGATATCTGTAGACTGTAGTATAATCTGGATTTAACTTGCTATATATGAACCCTTGATGTAGGAGGCTCACACTTTCAACCTCTTTCATGGAACCTAAGAATGAAGGTTGCACTCGGAGCTGCAAAAGGACTAGCCTACCTTCACAGTGCGGAAGCTAAAGTTATTTATAGGGATTTTAAGACATCCAATATTCTCCTTGACACAGTAAGTGAAAGTGAATCGTCAGTATACCATAGCTAACCTGTATCATCATCTTATCTCTACTGAAATGAATGCATATTTTACTGCCCAGGACTACACCGCAAAACTCTCTGATTTTGGATTGGCAAAGGATGGCCCTGTTGGTGAGAAGAGTCATGTGTCCACAAGGGTAATGGGAACATATGGTTATGCAGCTCCTGAATATCTGTCAACAGGTAACCTTTGACTTGCAATTTTGTGTTTTATCGAGACATATTCTGCACATTAGCTTGTCTTGGATATAAAATATCGTCATGTGATTGGAACCATTGAACATTAGtgcattactccctccgttccaaaatataagaccttttaggtatttcactagaagactacatacggagcaaaatgagcgaatctatactctaaaatatgtctatgtacatccgtatgtagtttatagtacaatctctaaaaggtcttatatttaggaacggagggagtagttagcaAGCCAGTAGTGTGATTGGAAACATATATTAACATTTTGTGAAAATTCAACGAGAATACATATTCAACATATGGTAAACATCCATTTAATAAGCCAGTAGTCACTATTGTCACTTGTCAGGCCATCTTATGTTTTGAATTCCTTTTAATTTACTTACAAATCAACATTTACAGGCCATCTTACTGCCAAGAGCGACATCTATAGCTTCGGGGTAGTGCTATTGGAGATGCTGTCAGGCCGTCGCGCCATTGACAAAAACCGTCCCCAAGGGGAGCACAACCTTGTCGAATGGGCCCGGCCATATCTGACACACAAGCGCAAGATATTCCGTGTCCTTgataccaggctagaaggccagtaCTCACTGAATGGAGCGCAGACAATCGCTGCACTCGCTGTCGAGTGCCTGTCCTTCGAAGCTAAGATGAGGCCGTCCATGGAAGCCGTGGTCTCTATTCTGGAAGGGATACAAGACTCCAGCGACCCGACCAGAAGACCAGCAGATCCAGCAAGAAGACCAGCAGCAGAGAGGCCTCAAGACCCCAAGAGTGGAAGCAAAACGGCGCCCGGCGCAAGTAACAGCGGCAAAGGCCGCCGTAAAAGCTCGGGTGACCTTCTGAAGGAGCCTGGCCGAGACCCAAAGCCGTCGGCCTACTCGTCGTAGCGACGCCTGAGTCTTGAGCCTGTTAGCTAGCTAGGGTGGTAGTGTGTAAATTTGCTGTGCATATTCCTGAGCGTCTTCAGGCTTTTGGGCTGCTCAACTTGAGTTAACTGGGTGGATTTGTGTGTCATCATTGAACTATTGGCATTAAGGTCTTGGGTTCGTGCCGCATCCTCACTCGTGTGCCTGTGTACATGGTCTTCACTGGATCAAGTTCATGCCATATCTCAGTGGTAGGGATGATTCTGGTGGGCGTCAGCTTACCACCAGCAGTGAGTGCCGGTGGGATTGGATTTGGATCTCACATGCCT
This region includes:
- the LOC123453047 gene encoding receptor-like cytoplasmic kinase 176, with protein sequence MGNCWGTRIKDGSTHPGASGMFSRGSGKDGSRLSACSSRASSASMPPSAKTECEILQSANVKVFSYNDLRLATRNFRPDSVLGEGGFGSVYKGWIDEHTLSACKPGTGIPVAVKRLNLEGLQGHREWLAEVNYLGQFCHQNLVKLIGYCLEDEYRLLVYECMPRGSLENHLFRRGSHFQPLSWNLRMKVALGAAKGLAYLHSAEAKVIYRDFKTSNILLDTDYTAKLSDFGLAKDGPVGEKSHVSTRVMGTYGYAAPEYLSTGHLTAKSDIYSFGVVLLEMLSGRRAIDKNRPQGEHNLVEWARPYLTHKRKIFRVLDTRLEGQYSLNGAQTIAALAVECLSFEAKMRPSMEAVVSILEGIQDSSDPTRRPADPARRPAAERPQDPKSGSKTAPGASNSGKGRRKSSGDLLKEPGRDPKPSAYSS